In a single window of the Micromonospora sp. WMMD1155 genome:
- a CDS encoding FUSC family protein has product MLATLLDRLRRRDPGYAVLRRGARLTLVASVVFYGCRYGVGSPVLATYGLFGTIAAGAFARLPGPAPQRARILITSLPVVWALIAAGSALAWSTWAAAGGMLVIGFLVAFGGVGNPRLVGWASAFQLFYILASFPPYQPDTLPQRLGGVTLAIVLLAVAEVLLWPDPVPVSYRQRLAEAADGVAAFLDTAARTLTEPHVDDTGRDARRRRAYDVVGPLDLARNPPAWAPTAAGAQDRALRICAVALRDVLAEADRLTADVPAEPIPDLAAARLLRVGADTTRAAGRSLTPGGAAVDLGGLDAAIGRAEAAYPVGGGDGRDAPDVPRLCRDATALALAEQVRVFAVGARLATGSRLDGVDAPPGLFDYARHHQWTLYWWQFRSHLAPRSAHLHSSVRLAVALAVARVAAGLLNLTHGFWVLLATLTVLRTSAADTRSALRPSVLGTIVGALVSGAVMLVVDLPIVYAVVLPVTLILAFGVGRLLGAVWQQALLTVLLTVVFAQLGPEGWRLAEARLVDVLLGAVIGVLAGVAIWPRGAGHDLRQNAARYLAASADAVEQTVEAVLGDAPSPQRAIDRVRRRMVLTDSSYCQYHSERHDPHRQQIDWDAVLSAGHHVVPGAGSLLRRNPPGCLAGWPAAAALLRDTAAHLRSLYDEVADEVTHGRSAGPRPAAMTCADELDRIRPLLGEVDRQAVRHLVEVDRWLTALADTLSRARGRPGEPAGRP; this is encoded by the coding sequence GTGCTGGCAACCCTCCTCGACCGGCTTCGCCGCCGTGATCCGGGGTACGCCGTCCTGCGGCGTGGGGCCCGGCTGACGCTCGTCGCGTCCGTCGTCTTCTACGGCTGCCGCTACGGCGTCGGCAGTCCGGTGCTCGCCACGTACGGTCTGTTCGGCACGATCGCCGCCGGGGCGTTCGCACGGCTGCCCGGTCCCGCGCCGCAACGGGCGCGGATCCTCATAACCTCGCTGCCGGTGGTCTGGGCGCTGATCGCGGCGGGTTCGGCGTTGGCGTGGAGCACGTGGGCGGCGGCCGGTGGGATGCTGGTCATCGGGTTCCTCGTGGCGTTCGGTGGGGTCGGCAACCCGCGCCTGGTGGGGTGGGCCAGCGCGTTCCAGCTCTTCTACATCCTGGCGTCCTTCCCGCCTTACCAGCCGGACACCCTGCCGCAACGGCTCGGTGGCGTCACCCTCGCCATCGTGCTCCTCGCCGTGGCCGAGGTGCTCCTCTGGCCCGACCCGGTGCCGGTCTCGTACCGGCAACGGCTCGCCGAGGCGGCCGACGGTGTCGCGGCGTTCCTCGACACCGCGGCCCGCACGCTGACCGAGCCGCACGTGGACGACACCGGCCGGGACGCGCGACGGCGGCGGGCGTACGACGTCGTCGGTCCGCTCGACCTGGCCCGCAACCCTCCGGCGTGGGCACCCACCGCGGCGGGCGCCCAGGACCGTGCGCTGCGGATCTGCGCGGTGGCGTTGCGGGACGTGCTGGCCGAGGCGGACCGGTTGACGGCGGACGTCCCGGCGGAGCCGATCCCGGACCTGGCGGCGGCGCGACTGCTGCGCGTCGGCGCGGACACGACCCGGGCCGCCGGTCGCAGCCTCACCCCGGGCGGGGCGGCTGTGGACCTCGGTGGTCTGGACGCCGCGATCGGGCGGGCCGAGGCGGCGTACCCCGTGGGTGGGGGCGACGGCCGCGACGCCCCGGACGTACCCCGGTTGTGCCGGGACGCGACGGCACTGGCCCTCGCCGAGCAGGTGCGGGTCTTCGCCGTCGGCGCCCGGCTGGCCACCGGGTCGCGGCTCGACGGTGTGGACGCCCCGCCGGGCCTGTTCGACTACGCGCGGCACCACCAGTGGACGCTGTACTGGTGGCAGTTCCGCTCCCACCTGGCACCCCGCTCCGCGCACCTGCACAGCTCGGTGAGGCTGGCCGTCGCGTTGGCGGTCGCCCGGGTGGCCGCCGGGTTGCTGAACCTGACCCACGGCTTCTGGGTGCTGCTGGCCACCCTCACGGTGCTGCGTACCTCGGCCGCGGACACCCGCTCCGCGCTGCGGCCGTCGGTGCTGGGCACGATCGTCGGCGCCCTCGTCAGCGGCGCGGTGATGCTCGTCGTCGACCTGCCGATCGTCTACGCCGTCGTCCTGCCGGTCACCCTGATCCTGGCCTTCGGCGTCGGGCGGCTGCTCGGTGCGGTCTGGCAGCAGGCACTGTTGACGGTGCTGCTGACCGTCGTCTTCGCCCAGCTCGGCCCGGAAGGGTGGCGGCTCGCCGAGGCGCGCCTCGTCGACGTCCTGCTCGGCGCGGTGATCGGCGTGCTCGCCGGTGTGGCCATCTGGCCGCGTGGGGCGGGTCACGACCTGCGACAGAACGCCGCCCGTTACCTCGCGGCCAGTGCGGACGCGGTCGAGCAGACCGTCGAGGCGGTGCTCGGCGACGCTCCGTCACCGCAGCGGGCCATCGACCGGGTGCGTCGTCGGATGGTCCTGACCGACTCGTCCTACTGCCAGTACCACTCGGAACGGCACGACCCGCACCGGCAGCAAATCGACTGGGACGCCGTCCTCAGCGCCGGGCATCATGTCGTGCCCGGGGCCGGGTCGCTGCTGCGCCGCAACCCGCCCGGCTGTCTCGCCGGCTGGCCCGCGGCGGCGGCGCTGCTGCGCGACACCGCCGCACACCTGCGCTCACTGTACGACGAGGTGGCCGATGAGGTGACCCACGGCCGGTCGGCGGGCCCGCGACCGGCGGCGATGACCTGTGCCGACGAGCTGGACCGGATCCGGCCGCTGCTCGGCGAGGTCGACAGGCAGGCGGTCCGGCACCTGGTCGAGGTCGACAGGTGGCTCACCGCTCTCGCCGACACCCTCTCCCGCGCCCGGGGCCGACCGGGTGAGCCGGCTGGGAGACCCTGA